Proteins co-encoded in one Arthrobacter globiformis genomic window:
- the gatA gene encoding Asp-tRNA(Asn)/Glu-tRNA(Gln) amidotransferase subunit GatA, whose protein sequence is MTETNSTELIRLSAAQLAAKLAAGEVTAVEVTQAHLDRIAAVDGGERGVNAFLHVNTEEALAVAAEVDAIRAAGGQAAEELHELAGVPIAVKDLIVTIGQPTTAGSRILEGWHSPYDATVVKKLRAAKMPILGKTNLDEFAMGSSTEHSAFGPTRNPWDLDRIPGGSGGGSAAAVAAFEAPLALGTDTGGSIRQPGAVTGTVGVKPTYGGVSRYGAIAMASSLDQIGPVSRTVLDSALLQQVIGGHDPHDSTSLPDPLGDLVAAARLGNVDGMKIGIIKELHGEGYQAGVENRFNESLELLKEAGAEIVEVSCPNFQYALGAYYLIMPSEASSNLAKFDGVRYGLRVLPEDPPLTIERVMGATRAAGFGDEVKRRIILGTYALSAGYYDAYYGSAQKVRTLIQRDFEAAFAKADVLISPTAPTTAFKLGEKLDDPLAMYLNDVATIPANMAGVPGLSLPGGLADEDGLPVGIQLLAPAREDARLYRVGAVLESLLEAKWGGPLLDKAPALPATVSLANAPSSHGGSH, encoded by the coding sequence CGCGAAGCTGGCCGCCGGTGAGGTCACCGCCGTCGAGGTCACCCAGGCGCACCTTGACCGTATCGCCGCCGTCGACGGGGGAGAGCGCGGCGTCAACGCGTTCCTGCACGTCAACACCGAGGAAGCGCTCGCTGTCGCGGCCGAGGTGGACGCCATCCGCGCCGCCGGCGGGCAGGCCGCCGAGGAACTGCATGAGCTGGCTGGTGTGCCCATCGCCGTCAAGGACCTCATCGTCACCATCGGCCAGCCCACCACGGCCGGTTCCAGGATTCTCGAAGGCTGGCACAGCCCGTACGACGCCACCGTCGTCAAGAAGTTGCGCGCAGCCAAGATGCCCATCCTGGGCAAGACCAACCTGGACGAGTTCGCCATGGGCTCCTCCACCGAGCACTCGGCGTTCGGCCCCACCCGCAACCCGTGGGACCTGGACCGCATCCCCGGCGGTTCGGGCGGCGGGTCCGCTGCCGCCGTCGCTGCCTTTGAGGCACCGTTGGCCCTGGGTACCGACACCGGCGGATCCATCCGGCAGCCCGGCGCCGTCACCGGCACCGTGGGCGTCAAGCCCACTTACGGCGGCGTGTCCCGCTATGGTGCTATCGCCATGGCGTCCTCGCTGGACCAGATCGGTCCCGTCTCCCGCACCGTCCTGGACTCGGCACTGCTGCAGCAGGTCATCGGCGGCCACGACCCGCATGACTCCACCTCCCTGCCGGACCCGCTGGGCGACCTCGTGGCCGCGGCACGGCTCGGCAACGTGGACGGCATGAAGATCGGCATCATCAAGGAGCTCCACGGCGAGGGCTACCAGGCCGGGGTCGAGAACCGCTTCAACGAATCGCTGGAGCTGCTGAAAGAGGCGGGTGCGGAGATCGTTGAGGTGTCCTGCCCCAACTTCCAGTACGCGCTGGGTGCCTACTACCTGATCATGCCGTCCGAGGCCTCCTCCAACCTGGCCAAGTTCGACGGCGTCCGCTACGGCCTGCGCGTGCTCCCCGAGGATCCGCCACTGACCATCGAGCGCGTCATGGGTGCCACCCGCGCCGCAGGGTTCGGTGACGAGGTCAAACGCCGCATCATCCTGGGCACGTACGCGCTGTCCGCCGGGTACTACGACGCCTACTACGGTTCCGCGCAGAAGGTCCGCACGCTCATCCAGCGTGACTTCGAGGCTGCCTTCGCCAAGGCCGACGTCCTGATTTCCCCCACGGCGCCCACCACGGCGTTCAAGCTGGGCGAGAAGCTGGATGACCCGCTGGCGATGTACCTCAACGACGTCGCCACCATCCCCGCCAACATGGCCGGCGTCCCCGGCCTCTCGCTGCCCGGCGGCCTGGCCGACGAGGACGGACTGCCTGTCGGCATCCAGCTGCTGGCACCGGCCCGCGAGGATGCCCGCCTTTACCGGGTGGGTGCTGTCCTGGAATCCCTGCTGGAAGCGAAGTGGGGCGGACCGCTGCTGGACAAGGCCCCTGCGTTGCCGGCCACTGTTTCCCTGGCTAACGCCCCGTCGAGCCACGGAGGTTCACACTGA
- the gatB gene encoding Asp-tRNA(Asn)/Glu-tRNA(Gln) amidotransferase subunit GatB: protein MMTDAILSFEEAMEKYDPVLGFEVHVELNTKTKMFSSAPNVFGDEPNTNVNEVDLGMPGVLPVVNKTAVESSIKIGLALNCKIAESCRFARKNYFYPDTPKNFQTSQYDEPIAYDGYLDIELEDGTVFRVEIERAHMEEDAGKLTHLGGSAGRIQGAEYSLVDYNRAGVPLVEIVTKPIEGAGSRAPELAKAYVAAVREIVKNLGVSDAKMERGNVRCDANVSLRPHGRERFGIRSETKNVNSLRAVEHAVRYEIQRHAAVLDSGEPVIQETRHWHEDTRTTTSGREKSDADDYRYFPEPDLVPVVPSREWVEELRATLPEPPAERRKRLKQDWGYSDLEFRDVVNAGVLDEIEETIAAGATASVARKWWMGEIVGRAKNADVDPGQLGVEPETIVELSRMVEAGKINNKMASAVLDGVLAGEGTPAEVVEKRGLAVVSDDGPLLEAIDAALAAQPDVADKIRGGKVQAIGAIVGGVMKATRGQADAGRVRELILEKLGV from the coding sequence CTGATGACTGACGCGATTCTGAGCTTCGAAGAAGCCATGGAGAAGTACGATCCCGTCCTGGGGTTCGAGGTGCACGTTGAACTCAACACCAAGACCAAGATGTTCTCCTCCGCGCCCAACGTGTTCGGCGACGAGCCCAACACCAACGTCAACGAGGTGGACCTGGGCATGCCCGGCGTCCTGCCGGTGGTGAACAAGACCGCGGTGGAGTCCTCCATCAAGATCGGCCTCGCGCTGAACTGCAAGATCGCCGAATCCTGCCGCTTTGCCCGGAAGAACTACTTCTACCCGGACACCCCCAAGAACTTCCAGACGTCCCAGTACGACGAGCCGATCGCGTATGACGGCTACCTGGACATCGAACTCGAGGACGGCACTGTGTTCCGTGTCGAGATCGAGCGCGCGCACATGGAGGAGGACGCCGGCAAGCTGACCCACCTCGGCGGCTCGGCGGGACGCATCCAAGGCGCGGAATACTCGCTCGTGGACTACAACCGTGCAGGCGTCCCGCTCGTGGAGATCGTCACCAAGCCGATCGAGGGCGCCGGTTCCCGCGCCCCCGAGCTCGCCAAGGCCTACGTCGCGGCGGTGCGTGAAATCGTCAAGAACCTCGGCGTCTCGGACGCCAAGATGGAGCGCGGCAACGTCCGCTGCGACGCCAACGTCTCGCTGCGCCCGCACGGCCGCGAACGCTTCGGTATCCGCTCCGAGACGAAGAACGTGAACTCGCTGCGCGCCGTCGAACACGCCGTCCGCTACGAGATCCAGCGGCACGCCGCCGTCCTGGACTCCGGCGAGCCCGTGATCCAGGAAACCCGCCACTGGCACGAGGACACGCGCACGACGACGTCGGGCCGGGAAAAGTCCGACGCCGACGATTACCGCTACTTCCCGGAGCCGGACCTGGTTCCCGTCGTTCCCTCCAGGGAATGGGTGGAAGAGCTCCGTGCGACCCTGCCCGAGCCGCCGGCCGAGCGCCGCAAGCGGCTGAAGCAGGACTGGGGCTACTCGGACCTGGAATTCCGCGACGTCGTCAACGCCGGCGTACTGGATGAGATCGAGGAAACCATCGCCGCCGGCGCCACGGCTTCAGTGGCCCGCAAATGGTGGATGGGCGAAATCGTGGGCCGCGCCAAGAACGCCGACGTCGACCCCGGCCAGCTGGGCGTCGAACCCGAAACCATCGTGGAACTGAGCCGCATGGTGGAGGCGGGCAAGATCAACAACAAGATGGCCTCCGCGGTGCTGGACGGCGTGCTCGCCGGCGAAGGCACCCCGGCCGAGGTCGTCGAGAAGCGCGGCCTGGCCGTGGTGTCGGACGACGGCCCGCTCCTGGAAGCCATCGACGCAGCCCTGGCCGCGCAGCCCGACGTGGCGGACAAGATCCGCGGCGGCAAGGTTCAGGCCATCGGTGCCATCGTCGGCGGCGTCATGAAGGCCACCCGTGGCCAGGCCGACGCCGGCCGTGTGCGCGAGCTGATCCTGGAGAAGCTCGGCGTCTGA
- a CDS encoding LysR family transcriptional regulator, translating into MEIHQLEMLRELGALGSVKAVADTLLVTPSAVSQQLAQLQKSVEVPLTRKEGRNLVLTEAGQVLADAGAAVVSAMADARMAIGAYHSSTVAPVTVSGFHSAGQALFAPLARLLDGPDKPKVLLSDEDVAQQDFPALTARYDLVLAHRMDHSPKWPEERVAVIPLAHEPLDVALPAGHRLAGQAALTASDVVGEPWVTSRAGYSPADVLSAVAAVSSRELNIVHRINDYSTVAALVASGSVIGLLPRHTARPVLNPDIVLRPLHGISTRRRIDILARPENLKRASVRVVCEALQDIMARLSHA; encoded by the coding sequence ATGGAAATCCACCAGCTCGAAATGCTGCGGGAGCTTGGCGCGCTGGGAAGCGTCAAGGCTGTGGCCGATACCCTGCTCGTCACGCCCTCGGCCGTGTCCCAGCAGCTCGCCCAGCTGCAGAAAAGCGTCGAGGTGCCGCTGACCCGCAAGGAGGGCCGGAACCTGGTCCTCACAGAGGCTGGCCAGGTGCTCGCGGACGCGGGCGCCGCCGTCGTCAGTGCCATGGCCGACGCGCGGATGGCGATCGGTGCGTACCACAGTTCCACGGTGGCGCCGGTGACCGTGAGCGGATTCCACAGTGCGGGGCAGGCGCTGTTTGCGCCGCTGGCACGGCTACTGGACGGGCCGGACAAGCCGAAGGTGCTGCTCTCCGACGAGGACGTCGCCCAGCAGGATTTTCCCGCACTGACGGCGAGGTACGACCTTGTCCTGGCGCACCGGATGGACCACAGCCCCAAGTGGCCGGAGGAAAGGGTGGCGGTGATACCGCTGGCCCATGAGCCGCTGGACGTGGCACTGCCGGCTGGTCACCGCCTGGCGGGCCAGGCGGCGCTGACGGCGTCCGACGTCGTCGGCGAACCCTGGGTGACCAGCCGCGCTGGCTACTCCCCCGCGGACGTGCTGTCCGCCGTCGCTGCGGTGTCCAGCCGGGAGCTGAACATCGTCCACCGGATCAATGACTACTCCACGGTGGCCGCGCTGGTGGCATCAGGAAGCGTGATCGGCCTGCTGCCGCGGCACACAGCGCGGCCCGTGCTGAATCCGGACATCGTGCTGCGGCCGCTGCACGGGATCAGCACCCGGCGGCGGATCGATATCCTGGCGCGCCCGGAAAACCTCAAGCGCGCGTCGGTTCGGGTGGTGTGCGAGGCGCTGCAGGACATCATGGCCCGCCTCAGCCACGCTTAA
- the tdh gene encoding L-threonine 3-dehydrogenase: protein MKALYKAGAHAGFELTDRPEPEAGPGEVKIRVLTTGICGTDLHIQSWDAWAQGIIEAPLIAGHEFYGEVVATGGDVRYVKVGDRVSGEGHIVCGICRNCRAGRRQMCIHTVSVGVQRDGAFAEYVVIPETNVWVHQDPSVTPELGAIFDPFGNAVHTALSFPLVGEDVLITGAGPIGLMAIAVARHAGARKIAITDVSAPRLELARQLGVDLAIDVSKTRVREAQRELGMREGFDIGLEMSGHPTALPEMIDNMNHGGRIAMLGLPSQSINIDWGKVVTHMLTLKGIYGREMYETWYAMSAMLSSNPALHASISAVVTDVLPASQWEKGFEIAKAGVGGKVVLDWSEI from the coding sequence ATGAAGGCCCTCTACAAGGCCGGCGCACATGCCGGGTTTGAACTGACCGACCGCCCGGAACCCGAGGCGGGACCCGGCGAGGTCAAGATCCGCGTGCTGACCACCGGCATCTGCGGGACTGATTTGCACATCCAGTCCTGGGACGCCTGGGCGCAGGGCATCATCGAGGCCCCGCTGATCGCCGGTCACGAGTTCTACGGCGAGGTGGTGGCCACCGGCGGGGACGTGCGCTACGTCAAAGTGGGCGACCGTGTGTCCGGCGAAGGCCACATCGTCTGCGGGATCTGCCGCAACTGCCGCGCCGGCCGCCGGCAGATGTGCATCCACACGGTCAGCGTGGGCGTGCAGCGGGACGGGGCGTTCGCCGAATACGTGGTCATCCCCGAGACGAACGTCTGGGTGCACCAGGACCCGTCCGTCACGCCCGAGCTCGGCGCCATCTTTGACCCTTTCGGCAACGCCGTGCACACCGCCCTGAGTTTCCCGCTGGTGGGTGAGGACGTGCTGATCACCGGCGCTGGGCCGATCGGCCTCATGGCCATCGCCGTGGCCCGCCATGCCGGCGCCCGCAAGATCGCCATCACCGACGTTTCGGCCCCGAGGCTCGAGCTTGCCCGGCAGCTCGGCGTGGACCTCGCCATCGACGTTTCCAAGACGCGGGTCCGGGAAGCGCAGCGGGAGCTGGGGATGCGCGAAGGCTTCGACATCGGACTGGAAATGTCCGGCCACCCTACGGCGCTGCCGGAGATGATCGACAACATGAACCACGGCGGACGCATCGCCATGCTGGGGCTTCCCAGCCAGTCCATCAACATCGACTGGGGCAAGGTGGTCACGCACATGCTCACCCTGAAGGGCATCTACGGCCGCGAGATGTACGAGACCTGGTACGCCATGAGTGCCATGTTGTCCTCCAACCCTGCGCTGCACGCCAGCATCTCCGCAGTGGTCACGGACGTGCTGCCTGCCAGCCAGTGGGAGAAGGGCTTCGAAATCGCGAAGGCAGGCGTCGGCGGCAAGGTCGTGCTCGACTGGTCGGAAATTTGA
- a CDS encoding glycine C-acetyltransferase, translating to MYSAIKNQLRAELDDIRAAGLYKTERHIDSAQASHITAGQIGEAGSPVLNFCANNYLGLADHPDIIAAAKSAMDDRGFGMASVRFICGTQDLHLELEARVSKFLGTEDTILFSSCFDANGGVFESLFGPEDAIISDALNHASIIDGIRLCKAQRFRYANQDMADLEAKLVKAKDARRKIIVTDGVFSMDGYLAPLEAICDLAEKHDALVMVDDSHAVGFMGATGAGTPEHAGVSDRVDIFTGTFGKALGGASGGYVSGRGEVVAMLRQKARPYLFSNSLAPAIVAATIKALELVQTSGELRDRLFRNAELFRRRMTEEGFELLDGEHAIVPVMFGDAVLAAKVADQMLQHGVYVTAFSFPVVPRGAARIRVQLSAAHSADDVETCVQAFVKSRDAVTASGSGHL from the coding sequence ATGTATTCAGCCATCAAGAACCAGCTCCGCGCCGAGCTCGACGACATCCGCGCCGCGGGTCTCTACAAGACCGAGCGGCATATCGACTCCGCTCAGGCCAGCCACATCACAGCCGGGCAGATCGGTGAGGCCGGCTCGCCCGTCCTGAACTTCTGCGCCAACAACTACCTCGGCCTGGCCGACCACCCGGACATCATCGCTGCGGCCAAGTCCGCCATGGACGATCGCGGTTTCGGCATGGCCAGTGTCCGCTTCATCTGCGGCACCCAGGACCTCCACCTCGAACTCGAAGCCAGGGTCTCAAAGTTCCTGGGCACGGAGGACACCATCCTGTTCTCCAGCTGCTTCGACGCCAACGGCGGCGTTTTCGAATCCCTCTTCGGCCCGGAGGACGCCATCATCTCCGACGCCCTGAACCACGCATCGATCATCGACGGGATCCGGCTCTGCAAGGCGCAGCGGTTCCGGTATGCCAACCAGGACATGGCTGACCTGGAGGCGAAACTCGTGAAGGCCAAGGATGCCCGGCGGAAGATCATCGTCACCGACGGCGTCTTCTCCATGGACGGCTACCTGGCCCCGCTGGAGGCCATTTGCGACCTCGCCGAGAAGCACGACGCCCTGGTGATGGTGGACGACTCCCACGCCGTCGGGTTCATGGGCGCCACCGGAGCCGGAACCCCCGAGCACGCGGGCGTCTCCGACCGGGTGGACATCTTCACCGGCACCTTCGGCAAGGCGCTGGGCGGCGCCTCGGGCGGCTACGTGTCCGGCCGCGGCGAAGTGGTGGCGATGCTCCGGCAGAAGGCCCGCCCCTACCTCTTCTCCAACTCCCTCGCGCCAGCCATCGTGGCAGCCACCATTAAAGCACTGGAGCTCGTGCAGACATCCGGGGAGCTGCGGGACAGGCTGTTCCGGAACGCGGAGCTGTTCCGCCGCCGGATGACGGAGGAAGGCTTCGAACTGCTCGACGGCGAGCACGCCATTGTGCCTGTCATGTTCGGCGACGCCGTGCTGGCAGCAAAGGTGGCCGACCAGATGCTCCAGCACGGCGTCTACGTCACCGCCTTCAGCTTCCCCGTAGTGCCGCGCGGCGCCGCCCGCATCCGCGTCCAGCTGTCCGCCGCGCACAGCGCCGACGACGTCGAGACCTGCGTCCAGGCGTTCGTCAAGAGCCGGGACGCGGTGACTGCATCAGGTTCAGGCCATCTGTAA
- a CDS encoding NAD(P)/FAD-dependent oxidoreductase — protein sequence MASTYDVVIVGGGIAGLSLASALAGKCTVALVEAEQRLAYHSSSRSARQLIPSYGPPVVQELTVRTLELIAADDAEQPQPVLSPRSFLLIGDQETVRAEASGEMRLISHGEALGLCPALKPESFSAAGLDTGSFGCDAPVLLERHRARAEAAGVDIITGARVHSAQRMGSGWEIGAGQEGFSAGVLVNAAGAWADELAVLSGVEKIGLQPYRRTAAIVGVAHPLPEGSPMVAAADDSFYFRREGSDVLISPSEHVASPAEDARPRPGDVERLISRLNTLTTLGIGPVRTAWTGLRTEAADGVPVVGFDAEARGFFWLAGQGGYGFQTSSGIAELAAAQILASPDASPGREGSAGRDMGAGPVSQTADALAATRWSIRR from the coding sequence ATGGCATCAACCTATGACGTGGTCATTGTGGGCGGCGGGATAGCGGGTCTGTCGCTGGCCTCCGCGCTGGCGGGCAAATGCACTGTTGCCCTCGTGGAGGCAGAGCAGCGGCTGGCATACCACTCGTCCTCGCGCTCGGCCCGGCAGCTCATCCCGAGCTACGGTCCACCAGTGGTCCAGGAACTCACCGTCCGCACCCTGGAGCTGATCGCGGCGGACGACGCCGAACAGCCCCAGCCCGTGCTGTCACCGCGGAGCTTCCTGCTCATCGGGGACCAAGAGACGGTGCGGGCCGAGGCCAGCGGCGAGATGCGCCTGATCAGCCATGGGGAAGCGCTCGGGTTATGCCCGGCCCTGAAACCGGAGTCCTTCTCCGCCGCCGGCCTGGACACCGGGTCCTTCGGGTGCGACGCCCCGGTGCTGCTGGAAAGGCACCGGGCGCGTGCCGAAGCTGCCGGAGTGGACATCATCACCGGCGCCCGCGTCCACTCCGCCCAGCGGATGGGGTCGGGCTGGGAGATCGGCGCCGGGCAGGAAGGCTTCTCCGCCGGCGTTCTGGTCAACGCGGCCGGTGCCTGGGCGGACGAGCTGGCGGTGCTGAGCGGCGTCGAGAAGATCGGCCTGCAGCCGTACCGGCGCACGGCGGCAATTGTCGGCGTCGCCCACCCGCTGCCGGAGGGCAGCCCCATGGTGGCAGCTGCCGACGACTCCTTCTACTTCCGCAGGGAAGGCAGCGACGTGCTGATCTCGCCGTCGGAACACGTGGCCAGTCCGGCGGAGGATGCACGACCCCGTCCCGGGGACGTGGAGCGGCTCATCTCCCGGCTCAATACGCTGACGACGCTGGGGATCGGCCCCGTCCGGACGGCCTGGACGGGCCTGCGCACCGAGGCGGCCGACGGCGTCCCGGTAGTGGGGTTCGACGCCGAGGCCCGCGGGTTCTTCTGGCTCGCCGGCCAGGGCGGCTACGGTTTCCAGACGTCGTCCGGTATCGCGGAACTGGCCGCTGCCCAGATCCTGGCGAGTCCGGATGCCAGTCCCGGGAGGGAAGGCAGTGCCGGACGGGACATGGGTGCCGGTCCGGTATCCCAGACGGCGGATGCGCTGGCTGCGACGCGCTGGTCCATCCGGCGCTGA
- the hutI gene encoding imidazolonepropionase → MSTLITNIAELMTQDAEHRVLKDAAVVIEGERISWIGQASAAPAADEAFDAGGRAVLPGWVDSHTHLIFAGDRTAEFEARMAGEEYSAGGIAVTTEATRNTGDYDLTRLAQGRVAEAVSQGTTYLETKTGYGLDVEQEARSARIASTVADEVTYLGAHLVPAGVDADEYTKLACGPMLDAARPYVRWADVFCERGAFSEEQSRTVLQACRDAGLGLRVHGNQLGHGPGVRLAVEFGAASVDHVNYLSEQDIASLAGGWSGWDAAAGTGVRGTVATCLPACDLSTRQPLAPGRQLLDAGVPVALASNCNPGTSYTSSMAFCVTTAVLQMGLSVHEAVRAATYGGALALQREAGKDVDGERAVGSIAVGHRADLQLLNAPSATHLAYRPGMPLTHAVWRAGVRAR, encoded by the coding sequence ATGAGCACCCTGATCACCAACATTGCCGAACTGATGACCCAGGACGCGGAGCACCGTGTCCTCAAGGACGCGGCCGTGGTGATCGAGGGCGAACGGATCTCCTGGATTGGCCAGGCATCGGCCGCCCCGGCGGCCGACGAGGCCTTCGATGCGGGCGGCCGGGCCGTGCTGCCCGGCTGGGTGGACTCCCACACGCACCTGATTTTCGCCGGGGATCGGACGGCGGAGTTCGAGGCGCGGATGGCGGGGGAGGAGTACAGCGCCGGTGGCATCGCCGTCACGACTGAAGCCACCCGGAACACCGGCGACTACGACCTCACGCGGCTGGCGCAGGGGCGCGTCGCCGAAGCGGTATCGCAAGGCACGACGTACCTGGAGACGAAAACCGGTTACGGTCTGGACGTCGAGCAGGAGGCCAGGAGTGCCCGGATCGCCTCGACGGTGGCGGACGAGGTCACCTACCTGGGCGCCCACCTGGTGCCGGCCGGGGTTGACGCGGATGAGTATACCAAACTTGCCTGCGGCCCCATGCTGGACGCCGCCCGCCCCTACGTCCGCTGGGCCGACGTGTTCTGCGAACGGGGAGCCTTTTCGGAGGAGCAGTCCCGCACCGTGCTGCAGGCCTGCCGTGACGCCGGGCTGGGGCTGCGGGTGCACGGCAACCAGCTGGGGCACGGCCCCGGCGTCCGCCTCGCGGTGGAGTTCGGCGCAGCGAGCGTGGACCACGTCAACTATCTCTCGGAGCAGGACATCGCCAGCCTCGCCGGCGGCTGGTCCGGCTGGGACGCCGCTGCGGGAACAGGCGTGCGGGGAACGGTGGCCACCTGCCTGCCGGCTTGCGACCTTTCCACCCGCCAGCCGCTGGCGCCCGGCCGGCAGCTGCTGGATGCCGGCGTGCCCGTGGCGCTCGCGTCCAACTGCAATCCCGGCACGTCCTACACGAGTTCCATGGCATTCTGTGTCACCACTGCCGTCCTTCAGATGGGCCTGAGTGTCCATGAGGCCGTCCGGGCGGCGACGTACGGCGGCGCCCTGGCGCTGCAGCGCGAGGCCGGTAAGGACGTCGACGGCGAACGCGCGGTGGGCTCCATCGCCGTCGGTCACCGGGCGGACCTGCAACTCCTCAACGCCCCGTCCGCCACCCACCTCGCCTACCGGCCCGGCATGCCGCTCACCCACGCAGTGTGGCGCGCAGGGGTGCGGGCACGGTAG
- a CDS encoding DeoR/GlpR family DNA-binding transcription regulator, with amino-acid sequence MTRTDRLTAILDLLAETGQVEVEEIVTRLGVSPATARRDLDSLAKRRLLTRTRGGATTGALAYDLPGRYNRDDHAVAKQEIALAASALIAPGMVIGLCGGTTSTALAQILATREDLNSPSNQPTLTVVTNAINIASQLAVRPNIKVMVTGGILNTRSYELVGPYTDIIMQKVVLDIAFIGVNGVDAEVGPTNTGEAEATVNALLASRASVSYVIADSSKVGRRAFATMDGYNFTRLITDSGISAADKAAFEARGTEVIVAGT; translated from the coding sequence ATGACCCGCACCGACCGACTGACGGCCATCCTTGATCTCCTTGCCGAAACCGGCCAGGTGGAAGTCGAGGAGATCGTCACCCGGCTCGGCGTATCGCCGGCGACTGCACGGCGGGACCTGGACAGCCTGGCCAAGCGGCGGCTGCTGACACGAACCCGCGGCGGTGCCACCACCGGCGCCCTGGCCTACGACCTTCCCGGCAGGTACAACCGGGACGACCACGCCGTGGCCAAGCAGGAGATCGCGCTGGCCGCCTCGGCACTCATCGCCCCGGGCATGGTGATCGGGCTCTGCGGCGGCACCACGAGCACCGCCCTGGCGCAGATTCTGGCCACCCGCGAAGACCTCAACTCGCCGTCGAACCAGCCCACCCTCACGGTGGTCACCAACGCGATCAACATCGCCTCGCAGCTTGCCGTCCGGCCCAACATCAAGGTGATGGTGACAGGGGGCATCCTCAACACGCGGTCCTATGAGCTCGTGGGTCCGTACACGGACATCATCATGCAGAAGGTAGTGCTGGACATCGCCTTCATCGGGGTCAACGGCGTCGACGCCGAGGTGGGGCCCACCAACACCGGCGAGGCCGAGGCAACAGTCAATGCGCTGCTGGCCAGCCGGGCCAGCGTTTCCTACGTGATCGCGGATTCCTCGAAGGTGGGCCGCCGGGCGTTCGCCACCATGGACGGCTACAACTTCACCCGGCTCATCACCGACTCAGGCATTTCGGCCGCAGACAAGGCCGCATTCGAAGCGCGCGGCACCGAAGTGATCGTGGCCGGCACCTAG
- a CDS encoding histidine phosphatase family protein → MSAPGKIIMIRHGQSAANADTSIYNRVPDYRIPLTELGLEQAKAAGERIRRELDGRQVSVYVSPYLRAYQTLEALNLGSLTERVIEEPRLREQDWANFQISGDIEDQKELRNAYGHFFYRFREGESGSDVYDRISSFMETLYRHWSKPDYSPNALLVTHGLTMRLFCMRWFHWSVEYFESLNNPENAEIRMLVRNSLGKYELDKPFTQWVDRRVDETVLDAPPVIF, encoded by the coding sequence ATGAGCGCTCCCGGGAAAATCATCATGATCCGGCACGGCCAGTCGGCGGCCAACGCGGATACCTCCATCTACAACAGGGTTCCCGACTACCGGATTCCGCTGACGGAGCTCGGGCTGGAGCAGGCGAAGGCCGCCGGGGAGCGCATCCGCCGCGAGCTGGACGGACGGCAGGTGAGCGTCTACGTCTCTCCGTACCTGCGCGCCTACCAGACCCTCGAGGCGCTGAACCTTGGCTCCCTGACGGAGCGGGTGATTGAGGAGCCGCGGCTACGCGAGCAGGACTGGGCCAACTTCCAAATCTCAGGCGACATCGAGGACCAGAAGGAACTCCGCAACGCCTACGGCCACTTCTTCTACCGCTTCCGGGAGGGCGAGTCGGGCTCGGACGTCTACGACCGGATTTCCTCCTTCATGGAAACCCTGTACCGGCACTGGTCCAAGCCGGATTACTCCCCCAACGCCCTGCTGGTCACGCACGGGCTGACCATGCGCCTGTTCTGCATGCGCTGGTTCCACTGGTCGGTGGAGTACTTCGAGTCGCTGAATAACCCCGAAAACGCCGAAATCCGGATGCTGGTGCGCAACAGCCTGGGCAAGTACGAACTCGACAAGCCCTTCACACAGTGGGTGGACCGGAGGGTGGACGAAACCGTGTTGGACGCCCCGCCGGTGATCTTCTAG